TGGTTCCACCAAGAGGACAAAGTTTTTACTTCCGCTCTAATGCTCATTGAGCCGTCCACAGCAGAGTTCAGCCGTTTAACGAATGAGATATGGGAGGGTGTTTCTGGCGGATATGACATGGACATTGTGAACAGGTTATATGGCGATACGGCGCTTATTATCCCGCACCGTCCTTATATGCTTCTGACGGGGGAATTTCGCTCCAAGGATCATGAAGCCTATCTAGGCAATGCAGACGAAACGTGGGATGCCGATAGGGTCCTAGAAGCTGCCAAGTACCTCCATTTCTCGGACTGGCCTGTTCCCAAGGTATTTGATTCATAATATTGGCGTCCGACGGACTCAAACTCGGCTAAGCTAATCGATTTTGCGATAGCCATGGATCACAGCCACTCAGCACGTGCTCGAAGAGACGCAGCCACCTTGCGAAGTACAACTTGCCACCGGTCAACAAGATGATTGCCACGCCCGACAGCTTTGGCTCGGGATGTACGAAGAATTTAGGTCCAGGCGACAGGTAAGTTATGTTTACCTTCACGCTCCAGTTTGTCAGTTTGTGGAAGAATTAATCATGGACAGAATATATGTGGCGTTGCTTTATCATGACGGTTCTCCGTAATGGGTCGCCCTTTCAATCAGTCCGCTTCAAGACAGCAAGGATCGAGAGAATGACTTCTATTGTTGAAAGCCGGAAGTTCTCGTTCTAAACCTAATATACCCCAAGGATTT
The window above is part of the Aspergillus luchuensis IFO 4308 DNA, chromosome 8, nearly complete sequence genome. Proteins encoded here:
- the GNT1_3 gene encoding N-acetylglucosaminyltransferase (CAZy:GT8;~COG:G;~EggNog:ENOG410PIS8;~InterPro:IPR029044,IPR030518;~go_component: GO:0005794 - Golgi apparatus [Evidence IEA];~go_function: GO:0008375 - acetylglucosaminyltransferase activity [Evidence IEA];~go_process: GO:0006487 - protein N-linked glycosylation [Evidence IEA]), which gives rise to MKMTSKYPKFVRALLIAVLMLAMLAISLRHLSASISLQESQLDHLPEKQINWSRFAYTQYATDRSYLCNSVMIFEALHRLGSKADLVLMYPSHFLVSEEDDSPEARLLRFARDKYAVKLKPMEVIYKGGGGETWSRSYTKLLTFNQTEYDRVIHLDSDATLLQTMDELFLLPSAPVAMPLAYWFHQEDKVFTSALMLIEPSTAEFSRLTNEIWEGVSGGYDMDIVNRLYGDTALIIPHRPYMLLTGEFRSKDHEAYLGNADETWDADRVLEAAKYLHFSDWPVPKPWITATQHVLEETQPPCEVQLATGQQDDCHARQLWLGMYEEFRSRRQVSYVYLHAPVCQFVEELIMDRIYVALLYHDGSP